The following proteins come from a genomic window of Desulfovibrio sp. UIB00:
- a CDS encoding double-cubane-cluster-containing anaerobic reductase: MKCASFDSIITAFEKNALAVQEAKREGKKVVGQYCLYSPSEIAVAAGAIPVSLCGTRNDSIPAAEEMLPRALCPLIKSSFGFALKDSCPYLSAADVVVADTTCDGKKKMYELLAAYKPVFLLQLPQVQNDDALAYWRHQFELLVAYLEKEFGVSITEQKLRDAIKLMNRERMALKAVMDLAKRKPSPITGMELLEIGFKTSFFPDKEKGISMMLELADELGKMADAGQAGVAASAPRILLTGVPVGMGSHKVVRLIEECGGSVVCLDNCSGYKKTRVMMDEQGDPLTEMARRYLDVPCAVMSPNPRRYEAIKELAADFAVDAVVDLTWQGCQTYAVESSSLKKFVQESLQLPFLQIETDYSETDTEQLKVRIEAFIEML, translated from the coding sequence ATGAAGTGTGCCAGCTTTGACAGCATTATTACCGCTTTTGAAAAAAACGCTCTGGCAGTGCAGGAGGCCAAGAGGGAGGGCAAGAAAGTTGTGGGCCAATACTGCCTGTACAGCCCTTCTGAAATAGCGGTGGCCGCCGGGGCCATTCCCGTTTCTTTGTGCGGCACCCGCAACGATTCCATTCCCGCAGCAGAAGAAATGCTGCCCCGCGCCCTTTGTCCGCTTATCAAGAGCAGCTTCGGCTTTGCGCTTAAAGACAGCTGCCCCTATCTGAGCGCTGCTGACGTAGTTGTGGCCGACACCACCTGTGACGGCAAAAAGAAAATGTACGAGCTGCTTGCAGCCTACAAGCCAGTTTTTCTGCTGCAACTGCCCCAGGTGCAGAATGATGATGCCCTTGCCTACTGGAGGCATCAGTTTGAACTGCTCGTCGCCTATCTGGAAAAAGAATTTGGCGTATCCATCACAGAGCAAAAACTGCGCGACGCCATCAAGCTCATGAACCGTGAGCGTATGGCCCTCAAGGCCGTTATGGATCTTGCAAAGCGCAAGCCCTCGCCCATTACGGGTATGGAGCTGCTGGAAATCGGGTTCAAAACGTCCTTCTTCCCCGACAAGGAAAAAGGCATTTCCATGATGCTGGAACTGGCGGACGAACTTGGCAAAATGGCCGATGCGGGTCAGGCAGGAGTTGCCGCAAGCGCGCCGCGCATACTGCTGACGGGCGTTCCTGTGGGTATGGGGTCGCACAAGGTTGTGCGCCTGATCGAAGAATGCGGCGGCAGCGTGGTTTGCCTTGATAACTGCTCCGGCTATAAGAAAACCCGCGTGATGATGGACGAGCAGGGCGACCCGCTGACCGAGATGGCCCGCCGCTATCTGGACGTGCCCTGTGCCGTCATGTCGCCCAACCCCCGCCGTTATGAAGCCATCAAGGAACTGGCGGCAGATTTCGCAGTGGATGCTGTGGTTGACCTGACCTGGCAGGGTTGCCAGACCTATGCGGTGGAATCGTCCTCCCTCAAAAAATTTGTTCAGGAATCCTTGCAGTTGCCCTTCCTGCAAATCGAAACAGACTACTCTGAAACGGATACGGAGCAGCTCAAGGTTCGCATAGAAGCGTTTATCGAAATGCTGTAA